A segment of the Mercurialis annua linkage group LG4, ddMerAnnu1.2, whole genome shotgun sequence genome:
gaaatgaaaaaatgggCATGGCTTAAGTGATTCAATAGTATGAACTACCGCAGATTCTTATACTATTTCAGCAGAAACATAGAGATCATAATCACATTTCCGGTAACAACTACTTTTCCTGGTGAATACAGAGTCCGAACATTACTAAGTTTTATTGATCTGTTAAAACTAGCTTCCAGCTTATGTGCATACCCGAAATGCTCATCGTTGATTCGTTAAAGACATTACATTACATCTTGAATATTATGAGATTTGAGAtcttttgacatttttttgtATGAGCAGTTTAGGAATTGAATATCACAGGATCAGATCAAGAGCCACAACATTTTGACTCACAGCACATGAATGAGACAGAGATAATGAAGAGGGGCAGGAAATAACTTACATCTGACTCAtctaatcaaaatataaattccCCATGATCCCACCATGTTTACTCTTGCAGAGAATGTTAATTATTATATACAAAAGcattaaattttcatttcaaaactgaaattaaatcaCTATTTACCCTTCTATAAGCTGTCCTATCAAAATATTCATGTGCTAGACTTAACAACTTCATTATTTTTTTCAGTTCAACATCATGAATCTTTCTATAAATTGAGATATATGTTTCTTACTAacctataatttaaatttaaattataatttttgaacaTAATTCTGCTTAAATGGTTGATGATACATACCTTAATACATTTTGCATACTCAAATTGAGACTAACCCTAATATCAACACAACACTatggataaattttatttaagtaaCCAAAACTGATTCAATTTtgaagtattttaaatattttttttatgaaaatttaaatatttttttagttaactaatcttttaaaaattagaataaatttataattttaataccCGCAAAAAAAAGTCAATTGCCTATGCAAAGAGTAATTATCGTAAGAGAAATATTACCATGGAGCGCAGTATACAAGCTCCCATTGCGAATGTAATCAGAGACCAATAACTTTTCATCACTAGCATAATAATATGCTCTCAACCGCACGATATTAGGATGGTGGACCCTCCCAATAGTCTCCACTTCACcttcaaactctttaaatttccACGTGGCATCCCCTTCATTCAGTCTCCTCACAGCAACAGCAGTGGGCGCAACAGTACCAGAGCCTCTCCCTCCCACTACAACTCTATACACTATTCCACTCCTACTTTTTCCCACCACGTAAGCAGATGCCCTCAACAAATCTTCTAATTCCAAATTAAACCCTTCATCCATCACCGCGAATTTACCCCTTTGCCCCTCCTCGTTTATATCACTAGTACTGACATTATAATTATTTCCTCCTATGTTTTCGTCTTTTCCCATTTTGCCCTTCTCCCCTGAACCGCCTAATTTCTTCCGGAACAGCCATACTGACAGAGAAACAGCGCCGATCACCACCGAAACGCCGGAAATGAGCGGAACCGCCATCGACCCATTTTTATCCTTCTCTTTATCTACAATTTGCGGTACTAAACTAGGGTTTACATTGATCGGATTTTCTGGGTTTTCACTGCTTGTAATATTAATAGCTTCCGGGCATGGATTTTGCACCGGAAACCCACATAAACCTGGGTTACCGGAAAATGCAGTAGGCCCTTGATTTACTAAAGAACCAACTAAAGGAACTCTGCCACTGAGATTATTAAACCTCAAATCTAAGCTCACAAACACCGGAAACTCCCCATAAGACTCCGGAATCTCGCCGGAAAATCCATTGTAGGACAAGTTTAACGTACCGGAGAGGCTTTTGAGATGTACTAGAGTCTGGGGTAAAGACCCATTTAGCGAGTTCGAAGATAAATCCAAATGGGTCAGTAGCTGTAGAGATTGGATTTGGTCCGGTATCGGACCGGATAAAAAGTTATGAGACAAATCAAGAAAGCGAAGAGAGGTGGCATTGAAGAGACGAGAGGGAATAAGTTTAGAGAAGTTGTTATGAGAGAGAGTGAGGCGAGTTAGCGAGTCAAGAAGACCGAGTTCGGAAGGGAGGTAGCCAGTGAAACTTTTATTAGGAAGAAACAAAGAAGTAACACGGTGGTCAATGCAAGTGATTCCATGCCAGTGACATGGGGTTTGGTCGGAATCGGACCAAGAATCAAGAATTTGAGTCGGGTCTGTGGTGATTGCTCCTTTGAGAGCTAATAGAGCTAAGCCATCTCTTGTAAGAGATAAAGAAAGCGGAGAAATTGTAAAGAAAATTATGAGAATAAGAAGAGAGTTTGGGTGCATTGTTTAATGGAGGAAATTGAGATCATACAGAAGGAAATGCAACGAGGAGTTGCAGAGAAGAAAGTTTAGAGCAGAGAAGTGAAGTGAAGTGAAATGAAATTTGAAGTTTGAATTGAAGTTGGGTTTTGTATTTTGGAGAAATCGAGGTGGAAACATTGGAATAGTATATTATTGGTAGGATGTATAGTGTGTCTATGCAAATTTGAATTCTTAAGACTGTTCTAATTAATGTCAAATATAGCCTTTCCTTTGGTTCTGCACAAAACTCTTTCTTTTCGAATAATTGCTGTTTTGAATgttaattagataaaatttaattaatttaaaaaaaattaatttaatttaaactctaCTATCAATTCAATTATATGAGGCCGTGCTCGTGAGTTATCTTCACTAATTCTAGACGCAACTCGGAGTCGGTAGTCTTTGACATTCGCCGAATGGTGCATTATACGACTCAAGCTCACCGTTATTCGTTGCTCTCTAAACCTGGCCTGGGCTACAAAAAAGAGCACCTCATTGGTTGGATTCCTCCTCCTACGGCATTCTTGAAGATCAACTCGGAAGGGGCGGTTCGTCATCAGGATAATGTAGCAGCATCTTGAGGCATTGCTAGGAACAGTAAATGGTGATTGGCAGTTTGGTTATAGCATAATGATTGGATTTTGTTCAATCCTTCAAGCGGAATTATGGGGAGCTTTTGATGGTCTTGCGATTGCTTGAGTTAGAGGTTTCAGGAATATCATTCTCGAGATAGATAGCATGCTTGCGGTCGAGGCTATTCGTAGGGGAGATATTATGGTTAATGCTAACATGAACTTGGTGAATGCTATCAGAAGTATGGCTAAGCATGACTGGAATGTTAGTATCCGACATGTCCATCGTGAAGGAAATCGCTGCGCCGATAGAATAGCAAGCAATGGTTTTGCTCAGAACCTAGGACTTATCATCTATGATGGCATGATAGACAGTCTTCTCAACTTCGTTTCGGATGATATTGCGGGTGTGCGTTCGCCCCATATGTGTGGATCTCTTTAGAGTTCTCTGGCTTTGGCCAATCTTCTTTGTAACAAAAAAAgccatt
Coding sequences within it:
- the LOC126677819 gene encoding receptor protein kinase-like protein ZAR1; the protein is MHPNSLLILIIFFTISPLSLSLTRDGLALLALKGAITTDPTQILDSWSDSDQTPCHWHGITCIDHRVTSLFLPNKSFTGYLPSELGLLDSLTRLTLSHNNFSKLIPSRLFNATSLRFLDLSHNFLSGPIPDQIQSLQLLTHLDLSSNSLNGSLPQTLVHLKSLSGTLNLSYNGFSGEIPESYGEFPVFVSLDLRFNNLSGRVPLVGSLVNQGPTAFSGNPGLCGFPVQNPCPEAINITSSENPENPINVNPSLVPQIVDKEKDKNGSMAVPLISGVSVVIGAVSLSVWLFRKKLGGSGEKGKMGKDENIGGNNYNVSTSDINEEGQRGKFAVMDEGFNLELEDLLRASAYVVGKSRSGIVYRVVVGGRGSGTVAPTAVAVRRLNEGDATWKFKEFEGEVETIGRVHHPNIVRLRAYYYASDEKLLVSDYIRNGSLYTALHGGPSNTLPALSWAARLRVAQGTARGLMYIHECSPRKHVHGNLKSTKILLDDELQPYISSFGLTRLVSNSSKFTTSASKKQHLNQTIITSTMGSKISAPSNLYLAPEARVFCNKFTQKCDVYSFGIILMELLTGQLPDEGPENDGKGLESLVRKVFREERPLSEIIDPTLLREVHAKKQVVTVFHVALNCTELDPELRPRMRTVSESLDRIKLD